The Triticum urartu cultivar G1812 chromosome 5, Tu2.1, whole genome shotgun sequence genome contains the following window.
acaagaaagatgaaccttggaacaagttcaagcatggagatgatggcatgcgcaaggggatcaagaatggagttacaagtgatgatttcaggactttgaagccaccataaggagtgcatgaagccttggacgaaatatacaagatgccattTCATAAATTTCGTCGAGAGACTATTTTAgttgttgcgtcaccttattattgggccaggctcatgtattttcaaaatacttaagtatagcctgtttttagagtccgtatgtgtggggaaacaagagttagggttggtttcggacccctcctccaagggccacgaaatccccccccctcttcctccatatatacaacccttagggcgtcgtttagactttgagttttgtttagattaaaagttcgccatagctgcaacttcgcgtacttcgtttgtgtccaacgaccagaccaagacgtcacagaaccccaccttgatcaataaatctttcatcttatatttgcaatatccagattgcaatctcagtttcttgcttgttcttcgtttgctcgcaggaaacagaccctcgtggtcaggttgatcgtgctccggcgtggtcaataacccctcggaagttggtttagctattgctaaggcacgacgtttcgcacgttcgtagtcggatcgtcaaggtcgactcccacagaaacgatagccaccatctcatcgaaatatCGGGACACCTTTACCTCTATCAGTCACAGTGAGGGTGGTCGACGGGACGGTCAGCCTTAATCAGGGTTGGGCCACATTAGCCGTCATTCACCAGATCGGGTACATGGTAACGTTCAAGTTGCTAACCCCCGACACCATGAAGGTGATCGTCTTCAATAACGAGGGCATGAAGGTGGTCACCAAGTGCAAGAAGCACGGCGACGCTTTCGCTGCAACCGACTAAATGAGCTCCTGTCATGTTTGAGTTATATCTGTGGTTTAGACTTTGATGTGTGCTGCAGTTTGGTTTAAGTATTTTGTTAAACTTCTATGCATGGTTAAGATTATGATGTGTGCCTTGCTCTTGTTCTGACCTTTCAATGTGTGCCTCTGGTAACCTCATCATATCAAGGAGGAGGTTATCACACAACTGTCTTGAATGTAACCAGACAACCAGACTCGTGTTTTCCCTGAAACACGTCCACAACCAAACATCATGCCTTCCGTTTCGGTAGATGCAGACTACTAGAGGTGATGTAGGCAACCAATCAACATGCAGATGTTGATTTTTTTTCCTACATATGCGCAACTGGAAGTATTCAAAGGGGCAAAAAATGACACACAACACCGGCACATGCACGTAGGACCCTTACAATCACGCGATACACAGACAAAATCTGACACataagaaaaggaaaaagaaaccAAGTACTAGTAGAAGAAAAAGTGACTGGCCTAAAAATAAATTTTAGGTGACTTACATATAGCAAAACTGTTCTAGATTACTGCAAGAAACAGTGTCTCTACATTGTTAAGTAGAACTGCTAATCTAAGCTACTGCACCAGAAGGTAGGTCGTGCTCCAAGAATACTACAGTTGATTGAAATTCATGTCGAAGCAGAAATTGTCAACATCAGCTGTACTGGTGGTCACCAGCGTGCTCCAGCCTTGATAGTTGTCGGCTTGTCCGATACTTGCGGTGTTGGCTGCCGACGGTGCATGCCGGCGGGCCGCCGCTTGACCGTTGCCGGAAGTATTGAGGGGCCGGCGATCGAAGGACCTTAGTGTCCCCGTGCTGATGTAGAGCCGGCACACGCTGAATTCGTTCCTGAGCTGAACAATAAAGAGCAAATTATTATGGCATGTAGAGCATCAAATCAGCGATTAAGTGGCCAGAGCTAGCTGGTATATGCACGTACCCTGAGAGGTGCCGTCGTCTGGTGTCCGGTCGTCGTGTCGTCGTCGGCGGCGACAGCCTTATACTCGTTCATCTTCCACGTGGTCTTGGCCCCCGTGGGCGCACGGCCCTGGTAGAAGACCATGGTCCTTTTCACCCCGATGACCTTGCTGTTACCGGCGGCggctgaggaggaggaggaggaggagaagacgCAGGACGGCGAGCCCGTGGCCTTCCAGTACCCGGACGGAGTGGTGCGCGCTGGCCGGCCGCCGCGCAGCTCCCTCTCAGCCCGGGGGCAGAAGAAGAACCACTGCTCCGCGTCTTGCACGCTCGCCTCCCCCGCCATTGCTGCGCGTGCACCAGATGTTGTATGGTCAGGCGAGTTCGGGCCACAAGAGCGTGCCGCATGCCATCAGTATTCACTGGACTGACACTGACACGATGAACTTACAGCGGAGGTGGGAAGGGTGGTGGCTGTAGACGTCGACGACGGGAATGACGCGATCGACGTGCGGCCTGGTGGTGCCGGCGAGGCGATGGCGGAGGTAGAAGCCCAGCAGCTCATCCTCCGTCGGGTAGAACCGAAACCCCGGCGTGGAGACTAACAGATCGCCACCGGCGCCACCGCTGCTAGTAGTCGTCATCATCGCGAGTTTGATCAGCTGCAACCTAGCGACGTAAGTATATACAGCAGAGGCCGGTTCAGAAGTTTGCGTGCATTTGTAAACGGTGCGGGAAATCCACGGCCGGGTTGACGCGGACCAGCTCAGAGTTGGTCCACTAAACCCATCACGTAGGCAACAGTGACACGTGGCTGGCTCTCTAACTCTCACTGCACCTGCGCATATGTACGTGGTCGTGGTCTTGTGTCCATACGTGTGATTTGGTTTGTCTTACGTGCGTGCGTACACATTTACAGGGGCAAGTCTTTGACTCCTGCGAGTGATATTTGAAATATTTATTAATTCGGTCGACTGGTTCATCACGTTCTTTTCTAACGTACTAGTCCGGATCTCTACATCGATCGACGCACGCAATCATTTGTATTGTGAAGGTTTTTTCGACCTATACAAAAAGATAAATATAGAGTACTGAAGTGTTAGAACAAATGCAAATGA
Protein-coding sequences here:
- the LOC125555833 gene encoding NAC domain-containing protein 90-like isoform X1, whose translation is MMTTTSSGGAGGDLLVSTPGFRFYPTEDELLGFYLRHRLAGTTRPHVDRVIPVVDVYSHHPSHLRSMAGEASVQDAEQWFFFCPRAERELRGGRPARTTPSGYWKATGSPSCVFSSSSSSSAAAGNSKVIGVKRTMVFYQGRAPTGAKTTWKMNEYKAVAADDDTTTGHQTTAPLRLRNEFSVCRLYISTGTLRSFDRRPLNTSGNGQAAARRHAPSAANTASIGQADNYQGWSTLVTTSTADVDNFCFDMNFNQL
- the LOC125555833 gene encoding NAC domain-containing protein 90-like isoform X2, with product MMTTTSSGGAGGDLLVSTPGFRFYPTEDELLGFYLRHRLAGTTRPHVDRVIPVVDVYSHHPSHLRSMAGEASVQDAEQWFFFCPRAERELRGGRPARTTPSGYWKATGSPSCVFSSSSSSSAAAGNSKVIGVKRTMVFYQGRAPTGAKTTWKMNEYKAVAADDDTTTGHQTTAPLRERIQRVPALHQHGDTKVLRSPAPQYFRQRSSGGPPACTVGSQHRKYRTSRQLSRLEHAGDHQYS